TCAATTCACCGTTGTTTGTACTTTTTGGGCCTGGAGCTTGTAACAGTTGTTCTTGGTCTCAAgttggaaaaggattgttttgtctgcctACCCTGTGAAGAGAGCTTGCTAACacttaatatgaagctcaggttacacactaaagcagcataGAAcgtgaaaaatatgaaagctaaaacttaaggcatcactGCCAGCTCACCATCATTTCTAAAATTTGACAGCTTTCCCCAAGCACAGGGTTAATCCCCACCTTCCTCAAGGCAACTTGCAAAACATGCAGGTTAATTAATGATTGCTAAGTATCAGTGATACTTCAGAGGCACAGTTTAAAAGGGAAGAGTCTCAGACTTCCAACATTTTAATGATTCTTTTTCTGCTGCCAGGTGGAACGTCTGGTGGATTCAGAAGAGCAACAGCTTCCCACGGAACTTAGCACAGATGACTAAATGCTTTTGATGGCACAGTGAACCTCTATTTTAAGACTGCACTTTTAACTTTGCATTGGAGTTCACTACCATATGACTGGAGGCCAAACGCCAGGAATTTGCATTAAGAATGAAAGCATACACAATCTCCTGGAGCTACCGAGgaactgctgcagcaggaatgctaTAACATGACATTTTACCTCAAGAGGCATACTTGTATTTCTGCTGCAGAATATTTCACTAATTGTGAGCCACTTGGATTGAGGACTAGCAAATGATCAGTCTTGTAAAGCTCACACTGTTACCTGGAGAATTCATCAGCAGAAAGGCTAAGGTTTCAGCTCATACCTGTTACAAACAGTCATCTGCTAATAGAATTTATTTACTTTCTATTGAAGCTTACACTTTACAGTGGCCAACTTCTTTACTGGGCACCTAAAACACTGtaatcataaaatcacagaattgttaacATTGGAAAAGACTTCAAAGAGCATCGAGTCCAAAcattaacccagcaccaccatgATCcccactaaaccacatccccaggtgccacattcACATGCCCTTTGAACTGTCCCAAGGGTGGTGATGCCACCGTTTCCCTGAGCGCCCAATTCCAATTCCAAATTTTGCCTCCTAAAAACCTAACCAATGCCAACTACTCTAACTGTACCCTCAAGGTACACTAAAATATGGAATTAACAAACATTGCAAAGTAAGAGCTGGGAAATTTCAATTGCCACCCTCAATTTAAGGTGGAAAGCAGAGCCTAGATTTCGCATAAACCACTGAAGGGACCCTGATGGAAAACTACAAACCTGTCCAGTCACACATTTATTGAGGAAGCCTGATCTTTTCAGAGCAAGTTGAGCATGTGGTGGCATGACCTACTGGGTCAGGTTTCTTAAAAGATTTAAGTGAAGGAACCCCTTGTTTCTGGGCCTATGTAGAAGGTAAACATATACTAAATGCCTGTCAGCATAGAAGAAGCATCTCCAGGCAGATGTAAAAGCACTTTTTCAGAGCTTGAGAAGGTTTAAATGAAACAATATCATCAACTAAGCATcaagtgaaagaaagaaaacacagtaaCCAAAGGACAAACATTCCCTAGGCTTGGTTTAGATGCAGCACTTTTCCTCCCTTGAATCTTATTTACATCACCCGTGTGTGTTGTAGTGGCacttaataatttattatgCATACGCCATAGCAAAATCACTTCTTTACATAAGACCATATTATTTATATTCAagggaacaatttttttttttttttaaagtcctgGAAAACAAGCCCAGAATCTGGTTTGCTCACCAAGCAGACAGAACACATGCTATGGAAGGGTAACTTCTCCCTACACCTTTCTCTCCCCGCTCTTCGCTTGACTTAGGCAGAGCAATGTCAAAAGGCATTTAGACTCCACAACTAACCAATCCCTGGATTCTTGCAAAGCCAATTATCTAAATTAGTAACAACTCCTGTCACTATTTCTGAAGCTGGCACGTATCCCCAAGATAGACATTAAATACGCACTTCATGCAAGCCAAGTTTGTCTATGAATGCCAGAGCCAAGAACTAAAAACGTTCATCGCTCTTTTCTCTCGGCCTACTACAATTTAAGCTTTTTAAAGCTCATTCTTTCAGGACATGTTCTATGAGGTCATACTTTAAGAACCACTTATGCAACAGCAAAAGGAGTTCATGGTTTCTGGGGACAGAAGTGAGAGGCCCAGGGACGGCCATCAGGTATAGCAAGGAGCCAgagccaggagctctgctcaggATTTTCTAGAAGCCAAGGGCTCACTGTTTCCACTCACCATGCTGCTTCTTGCCAGAGCCTTCTCACTGTTGCTCCATCCCTTTGGATGCCACATACTTTGGCATCTCCTGGCAGAAGCCCCAGCTCTACTTCCAGATGTCAACACTTTTTCCTCCAGCCCACTACCATAAGCATTGGATAAGAGTTGTTTGAGGCCAAAAGAGAAAGACGTCCATGTTGCAGGAGCTTGCATGAAACCCCAATCATGTCACACAACACCAGCAGTTTCATGGTAAGCCCTAGCCAAGGCTACTGCCAAATTCAGTCAGAGCTTTGGCTCACCTGGGTTACCTCTAAGTGTAGACAGTGGCAGGCAAGTCTCGAACAACAGGTTTCTTGCACTCTGCAAACTCAAACTGCAACCAGTATGTCCTACTCAAGATGGAGATTTTCAATGGTGAAGCAATGGCTAATACAAATTACAACTGAATAATCCCTAAACCTAGAAAAAGCCAAAGGATGAAGGTTTGCCCATCATTTTAGCAAATGAAGCCATCCAGTAAATCACAATGTAGCTGTTCATGGAACATCTGGTGAGGTCACCAAAGTAACTGAAACCATTTACAAACCCTTCCCTTCCACCAGCAAGGTTAACCGTGCAGACTTATTAGGATTAAAGGGAGACACAGAAATACCTTGTCCCCAGCATCCATTTACCTTGTCCTGAGGGCTTGCCAGGCTGCATCAATGTCTGCGTACAGGTTTTTCTCAGAGGGCTTGCCGGTGCTCACCCCGTAGCCAGAGTAGTCGTAGGAGAAGACGTTGCAGTTGATACGGGAGCCAAGGCCAATGTAGAAGCTGCACATCTGGCCCAGGTCCACAGCATTACCGTGCGAGAAGAGCAGCGTGTACCGGCCGGTGGGGGCACAGCGAACGAACATGCAGCCCAGCCTGTTATCTCGGGCCGTGCGGGAGAAGAACACTTCCACGGCATCCAGTTCCCGCTGGGAATACTGCCAGTCGGCCCGCTCGCTGAGGTGCAGGCTGCAGGTGCCCGATGCCGTGGGGGtgcccgccgcggccgccgccccgggctcctgctgctgctcgggCTGCAGCACGGTGTAGGTGGGCTCCGGGGGCAGGAAGGCCAGCTTGGCAGCGATGCGGCTGGGGCAGGGCGGGCAGCAgaacagccagcacagctcgCCCAGAGAGAAACCGTTCATTCTGGGGCCTTGTTCTGGCATCAGAGACGCCGGAGAAAAGCTAAACCTCCCCTGGAAAGAAGTCACACGGAACCGAGCCGGAGCCCTCCTCCGACGCGACCTGCCGCCTTCCTGCGAGGCCACCAGCTGCCCTCCCAAAACGCAAACAATGGCAACCTTGGAAGAACTACAGTTCACAGCAACGGCAATGCAGCTCTTCAAAGCCTAGAAACTGCTTATACAAACCAAAAACACAACCCCACGAAATACAGATGGGCTACAACCAGCCTCCAACTAACGCTACAGCAAATGCAACTCTCCAAAGCACGACCCTAGACCCCCCTCACCGCACATGAGCCACACGTACACATTTACAAAATTAATTCCCCGATGCCACGGCTCAGTGCGGCGCTCCAGCCCCGGAGCATGGAACATGCAGGATCCAGGGATCACCTTCCCGCACGCACCGCACCCCGCGCGGCTCCacccgctccgcccggccccCAGGACGCCCCGCAAGGCAGCGAGGGGCCCCCGCAGCGCcaccgcccccggcccggccccggcagcgTCCGcgggaggaggaagatgagaaggaagaggagcaCGAGGCGCAGGATGAGGAGGGTcgaaagggaaggggaaggcaAGGTCGAGCTCAGCCGCGCGCGGCCGCGGGCAGGGCCATGCCGGCTGCGGCGCGCAGGCTGGAGCGGGCAGCGGCCATGTCCCGGCTCCCCCTCCGCGCCGCCGCAGCGCTTCCGGGTTACGGGCGCGGAGCGGCGCCGCCGCAGGTGCCGGGGTGGgtgcggggctgtgccgggccgcGCCCGCAGCGgcgccggcggggcggggcgccgGGAGGTGCGGGAGCGGGGCCCGCAGCGCCGGTCGGGACGCAGGAGCCGCCGCCGGGCCCTTTAAGGGACCCCCCTCCCAAAGCCCTCCGCCGGCCGCCCACCCCCGCGCGTGcgcggcgggccgggggcgAGGGCGGCGCGCGCGGGGCCATTTCGCGCCCGCCGAGGGCTCCGTGAGGGGACCGGGCTGGGGTCGCCCTGAGGCTCAACCTGAGGCTCAACCTGAGGCTCAACCTGTGGCTCAACCTGAGGCTCACACCTCCGGCActgcccccgccccgctccgaGGGCTCCCCGGGGCCTGAGCATCGCTCCTCGGGTCGCCCAAGTTGTGCAGCAGTGcccatggagctgctcctccGCAGTGCCCGGCTGCCGAGCCAGCTGTGCGTCCCAGGCACAAAAGCTCTGGAGGATCTCCTGGTTTGTCGGCAGTTTCGAGAGATACCTCGGAAAAGTTAAAATGGTGCAATTGCAGAAGCCTCATGAGGGTAATGATCTGTATCCCAAGTAATTCATTGAATAAATTAGCAAATTGCTTAGAGCATATGGCAGACCCCATGGATAAGTGGTACAGCATCTCCCATGCATGCTTGACCCTGAGAGCAGAGTGCAAAGATTGTGGGCAAATGATGTTTATGTGTCACATTCTGTTGGTAACACAGGGTATAACTTAGTTAACCAGCATTGCAtgcttactgaaaaaaaaaaaaaaaaaaaaaaaaaaagttgcgtagctgaagtgaaaatataaggaaaattACACATGTACAACTGCACTTACCCTGCAATTCTTACACTTCCTACCAATGTCCTGACTTGAGACATGGTGAGCATGTTCACCCCTTTGTGTTGCTCTCCTCCTGTTTGGCCATTACCTAAGCGCTAAACCTATGAGGAACAAAGTTTCAAAAACTCAGGAACTGGCGTAATTTCACAAGTTACAAACCTGAGATGCCCTTTCATTTTTGTTAACACTTGCCACCTCCAAGAAAACTCAGTTCAAAACCTGTGTACAAAAGGCTAGTCATGTGTGATAGTCCTTTGTCTTTGGAACTGGAACATCAAAAATGAGCTCAGCCCCCATCCACAGCAGTCTTTAGTTTTGCTAACAATGGGAATTTTAGAAATGTTAAAATCAGCTGGCAATAATTGTGTCTATGCTGACTGttaagcaagaaaatgaaaggcAGAAATGTTTTATCTCCATCCAGCTTGAACTTGTGGCCTCTGGCATGGAGAGGATGTTCCTCCAGAGGACAGAGAATACCCAGTTAATTACACATGTCCCAGGCACATCCCACTGGAAGGGTGACAGGGTCCAGAGATCAGGCAGGGTAATGAAACTTGTCCCACCTACTTGATGCTGGGTTCCTTTGGGTGGCAGAGACAGCCAAGGCACCCTGTATGGGTCAGGAAATGATGAAAGGGACTCCTACTCCACAGACTGTGATAGGAAAACACAGAATAGATAAATGAAGGACCCTGTGAAATTCTTTGAGAATGACAAACGCCCTCAAGCTCCACCTCAGCTGTTACAAGAGACATTATTGATAATCTGTGGGAAGACTGATACAACCCTGAGAAAGCCTGACTATACCCTGAGAAGTGATTTGGCTGAGGAGAGCTGTGAAGAGCCTGTCTAGTGCTGCCCCTCCGTGTCCCTCTCCCTACCCACACACTGAAACTGAGATAAGA
This genomic stretch from Taeniopygia guttata chromosome 10, bTaeGut7.mat, whole genome shotgun sequence harbors:
- the ABHD17C gene encoding alpha/beta hydrolase domain-containing protein 17C translates to MPEQGPRMNGFSLGELCWLFCCPPCPSRIAAKLAFLPPEPTYTVLQPEQQQEPGAAAAAGTPTASGTCSLHLSERADWQYSQRELDAVEVFFSRTARDNRLGCMFVRCAPTGRYTLLFSHGNAVDLGQMCSFYIGLGSRINCNVFSYDYSGYGVSTGKPSEKNLYADIDAAWQALRTRYGVSPENIILYGQSIGTVPTVDLASRYECAAVILHSPLMSGLRVAFPDTRKTYCFDAFPSIDKISKVTSPVLVIHGTEDEVIDFSHGLAMYERCPRAVEPLWVEGAGHNDIELYAQYLERLKQFISHELPNS